One segment of Bacillus alkalisoli DNA contains the following:
- a CDS encoding threonine aldolase family protein, whose product MAKDELLQAYKDANYQLHGHGIRNIQVLQKAIMSLDEDQESDMYGQGKIIEEFQEKMADFLGKESAVFFPSGTMAQQIALRIWADEKHKYKVAYHPLCHLEIHEEDGLKELHKIETVLLADESRVIELEDVVNMQEDIACLLLELPQREIGGKLPSYEMLESISSYCKERGIRLHLDGARLYEVLPYYKKTASEICRLFDSVYISFYKGIGGVAGAILAGSQEFMKESKIWKKRYGGDLISLYPYIVAADYYFEERLHKMEQYYRAAVELAKLYNGCSKVSTIPEIPVSNMFHVHIDAPKEVLQRIFTELYKETGIGITGYIKEKSDGNSTYEVSIGDQYNKIPKETLKNLFEQLNEELK is encoded by the coding sequence ATGGCTAAGGATGAACTGCTACAGGCTTACAAAGATGCAAACTATCAGCTACATGGACACGGTATAAGAAATATTCAAGTTTTACAAAAAGCAATCATGTCGCTGGACGAGGACCAAGAAAGTGATATGTATGGACAAGGTAAAATAATTGAAGAATTTCAAGAGAAAATGGCGGATTTTTTAGGGAAGGAGTCAGCAGTGTTTTTCCCGAGTGGGACAATGGCCCAACAAATCGCATTAAGAATATGGGCGGATGAAAAACACAAATATAAAGTTGCATACCATCCACTTTGTCATCTCGAAATTCATGAAGAGGATGGGTTGAAAGAGTTACATAAGATCGAGACCGTATTATTAGCAGACGAAAGTAGAGTTATAGAATTAGAAGATGTCGTTAACATGCAAGAGGATATAGCATGCTTATTATTAGAATTACCACAACGAGAAATCGGAGGCAAGTTGCCTAGTTATGAAATGCTTGAATCAATCTCTAGTTATTGCAAAGAAAGAGGAATTAGACTGCACCTAGATGGAGCAAGGCTTTACGAAGTTTTACCATATTATAAGAAAACTGCTTCTGAAATTTGCCGTTTGTTTGATAGTGTATACATTTCTTTTTATAAGGGCATTGGTGGGGTAGCGGGTGCCATTCTCGCTGGAAGTCAAGAGTTTATGAAAGAGTCGAAAATTTGGAAAAAGCGGTACGGAGGAGATTTGATTAGTCTATATCCTTATATTGTGGCTGCGGATTATTACTTTGAAGAAAGACTTCATAAGATGGAGCAATATTATAGAGCGGCAGTAGAACTTGCAAAACTTTATAATGGTTGTTCAAAAGTGTCAACTATCCCTGAAATTCCTGTTTCTAACATGTTCCATGTTCATATTGATGCTCCAAAAGAAGTTTTACAGCGCATTTTTACTGAGTTATATAAGGAAACAGGTATAGGAATCACAGGGTATATTAAAGAGAAGAGTGATGGGAATAGTACGTATGAAGTAAGTATAGGGGACCAATATAATAAAATTCCTAAAGAAACATTAAAGAACCTTTTTGAGCAATTGAATGAAGAGTTAAAGTAA
- a CDS encoding ArsR/SmtB family transcription factor → MGKKALDILRTCIPTFQALSDPHRQDIILLLGEHKKLTVNDITGYSSLSRPAISHHLKILKSNALIKVEQQGTQRFYSLALEDSLTLLKQLIESVEKDCL, encoded by the coding sequence ATGGGGAAAAAAGCTTTGGACATACTACGCACATGTATCCCCACTTTTCAGGCGTTAAGTGATCCACATCGACAAGACATTATTTTGCTTTTAGGTGAACATAAAAAATTAACAGTAAATGATATAACAGGCTACTCTTCTTTATCTCGCCCAGCTATTTCTCATCATTTAAAAATTCTTAAAAGTAACGCCCTTATAAAAGTAGAACAACAAGGTACTCAGCGGTTTTATTCATTAGCACTTGAAGATTCATTAACATTATTAAAACAATTAATTGAATCCGTAGAAAAAGATTGTCTTTAA
- a CDS encoding aldehyde dehydrogenase, with amino-acid sequence MKVLTEQNMNVILKEHKDFFREGHTFQASFRIEQLNKLKEAIQSSEKEILDALYKDLRKSEFEGYTTEIGFVLDTIRSMTKNIEKWMKPKKVKTPVYQMPSKSYLMKEPYGTVLIVGPFNYPFQLVMEPLIGAMSAGNCVVLKPSESTPNVSALINKIISENFDERYIRVIEGERETTSTLIHAPFDKIFFTGSVPVGKIVMEAAAKNLVPVTLELGGKSPVIVDSTANLDLAAKRIAWGKLMNSGQTCIAPDYVLAHKSIKDSLISKMKEAIKEFYGEHASESPDYGRIVNERQFDRLVSIVERDREKLVYGGRVDRGYLYIEPSILDGVNWDDACMEDEIFGPILPILEYTELDDAISMINEHPKPLALYMFTESADAEKEVLQRVSFGGGCINDTISHVSNPNLPFGGVGNSGIGAYHGEHSFNVFSHEKSILKKSTKIGSNLAFPPYGDKVKWVRKLLK; translated from the coding sequence ATGAAAGTACTTACCGAACAAAACATGAATGTGATTTTGAAAGAACATAAAGATTTTTTTAGAGAAGGTCACACCTTTCAAGCAAGCTTTCGCATAGAGCAATTAAATAAATTAAAAGAAGCGATTCAGTCCTCTGAAAAAGAGATACTAGATGCTTTGTATAAGGATCTGAGAAAAAGTGAATTCGAAGGGTATACAACGGAGATTGGTTTTGTATTAGACACCATTCGATCGATGACGAAAAATATTGAAAAATGGATGAAGCCAAAGAAAGTTAAAACGCCAGTTTATCAAATGCCATCCAAAAGCTACTTAATGAAAGAACCTTATGGCACTGTGTTAATAGTCGGCCCGTTTAACTACCCATTCCAACTTGTGATGGAGCCATTAATTGGAGCAATGTCTGCTGGTAATTGTGTCGTGTTAAAGCCTTCCGAAAGCACACCAAATGTTTCCGCTTTGATCAACAAAATAATTAGTGAAAATTTTGATGAGCGCTATATTCGGGTGATTGAAGGGGAACGAGAAACAACTTCTACCTTAATTCATGCTCCTTTTGACAAGATTTTCTTTACAGGAAGTGTCCCTGTTGGAAAAATTGTCATGGAAGCTGCTGCGAAAAACTTAGTTCCAGTAACTTTGGAACTTGGAGGAAAAAGCCCTGTAATTGTTGACTCTACAGCCAACTTAGATTTAGCAGCAAAGCGAATTGCTTGGGGTAAACTAATGAATTCCGGCCAAACGTGTATTGCACCTGACTACGTGCTTGCACATAAAAGCATTAAAGATTCACTGATTTCAAAGATGAAAGAAGCAATAAAAGAGTTTTACGGGGAGCATGCTTCGGAGAGTCCAGATTACGGTCGTATAGTGAATGAAAGACAGTTTGATCGATTAGTTTCTATAGTGGAACGCGACCGTGAGAAACTGGTTTACGGTGGTAGAGTTGATAGGGGTTATTTATACATTGAACCTTCTATTTTGGATGGAGTTAACTGGGATGACGCTTGTATGGAAGACGAGATTTTCGGACCAATTCTTCCTATACTTGAATATACGGAGCTTGATGATGCGATTTCTATGATAAATGAGCACCCAAAACCACTAGCTCTATACATGTTTACTGAAAGCGCTGATGCGGAAAAAGAAGTGCTTCAACGTGTTTCATTTGGTGGCGGCTGCATTAACGACACGATCTCACATGTATCTAACCCAAATCTACCATTTGGTGGTGTTGGTAACTCAGGAATTGGTGCTTACCACGGAGAACATAGTTTTAACGTCTTCTCCCACGAAAAAAGCATCCTTAAGAAAAGCACGAAAATCGGCTCAAACCTTGCCTTCCCACCATATGGCGACAAAGTAAAATGGGTAAGAAAACTATTGAAGTAA
- a CDS encoding metallophosphoesterase family protein, translated as MKRLLAISDIHGDLKKFERLLKLVQYNSENDQLLLLGDYVDRGLESKQVMDKVIELKKDGAIALIGNHEKMMMDAFQGDPMSLKRWYYNGGIKTLQNYGYDIAKDDAKFWYTTEEMPDLIEMNEEIKEHIQFLHELPYYYETDTHIFVHAGVHPTTLLHETDQHTLVWIREEFHQGYAGPKTVIFGHTPTKYLHNSPEVYFGKNNIIGIDGGCAYGGRLNCLEVESLKIIYVE; from the coding sequence TTGAAGCGACTGCTAGCTATTAGTGACATACACGGTGACTTAAAGAAGTTCGAAAGACTATTGAAATTAGTTCAATATAACAGTGAAAACGACCAACTTTTACTCCTAGGTGATTATGTTGACAGAGGTCTAGAGTCAAAACAAGTAATGGATAAAGTAATAGAGTTGAAGAAAGATGGTGCCATCGCCCTGATTGGAAATCATGAAAAAATGATGATGGACGCTTTTCAAGGAGATCCAATGAGTTTAAAGAGATGGTATTACAATGGTGGTATAAAGACACTTCAAAACTATGGATACGATATTGCAAAAGACGACGCAAAGTTTTGGTACACGACGGAGGAAATGCCAGATCTTATAGAAATGAACGAAGAAATTAAAGAACATATTCAATTTCTTCATGAACTACCCTATTATTATGAAACAGACACTCACATTTTTGTACACGCTGGGGTGCATCCAACAACATTACTTCATGAAACAGACCAACATACACTTGTATGGATTCGAGAAGAATTTCACCAAGGTTATGCCGGCCCTAAAACAGTTATTTTCGGACACACACCAACAAAGTACTTACATAACAGCCCTGAAGTATATTTCGGCAAAAATAACATTATCGGTATTGATGGTGGGTGTGCTTATGGAGGCAGACTTAACTGTTTGGAAGTGGAAAGTTTGAAAATAATTTATGTAGAATGA
- a CDS encoding HAAS signaling domain-containing protein, translated as MSRGKELFLNQLEKELEFHPNSEDILLEYEVHYESKLRDLILTGLSKEDAEENVLEQLGNPKIIASQFCYKPLSKKKLSNVTVTFNYLLFLTGILLTISLYSSEFPFATTLWQTLAQKKWFVLFLYFSLWIVVGYAIGRIYGFNGKETLNTILKLALVPNVILMLLVLYFEPIKNIFEPLLSPAFFLTCVIVTILFYPISKISYKYGITKG; from the coding sequence ATGAGCAGAGGAAAAGAATTGTTTCTAAACCAACTTGAAAAGGAACTGGAGTTTCATCCAAACTCTGAAGATATTTTGTTAGAATATGAAGTTCACTATGAATCTAAACTTCGTGATCTAATTTTAACTGGATTGAGTAAAGAAGACGCGGAAGAAAACGTGTTAGAACAGCTAGGTAATCCGAAAATAATCGCTTCACAGTTTTGCTACAAACCTCTTAGTAAAAAGAAGTTGAGTAATGTCACTGTCACTTTCAATTATTTACTTTTTTTAACTGGAATACTATTAACAATAAGTCTATACAGTAGTGAATTTCCATTTGCTACAACACTCTGGCAAACTTTAGCGCAAAAGAAATGGTTCGTACTATTCTTATATTTTTCTCTTTGGATTGTAGTAGGCTACGCCATTGGAAGGATTTATGGCTTTAACGGAAAGGAAACGTTAAACACTATTCTAAAATTAGCGTTAGTACCGAATGTGATATTAATGCTACTCGTGTTGTACTTTGAGCCGATTAAGAATATTTTTGAACCGTTATTGAGTCCTGCGTTTTTTCTAACATGTGTGATTGTGACAATACTTTTTTATCCTATTAGTAAAATCAGTTATAAATATGGAATAACAAAGGGATAA
- a CDS encoding PadR family transcriptional regulator, with protein MYDRELIKGSTSLIILQLLTSGDMYGYQIVKEMGQRSDNTLDVKEGTIYPGLHKLEEKGYITSYWKEQEKGPARKYYAITENGNGLLQDKKKEWNSFVKMMNQMLGRHI; from the coding sequence ATGTATGACCGTGAACTAATAAAAGGTAGTACTTCCCTCATCATACTCCAGTTATTAACCTCAGGAGATATGTATGGGTATCAAATTGTGAAAGAAATGGGACAACGTAGCGACAATACGCTAGATGTAAAAGAGGGTACTATTTATCCAGGACTACACAAGCTTGAAGAAAAAGGGTACATTACTTCCTACTGGAAAGAACAGGAAAAAGGTCCCGCAAGGAAGTACTATGCAATAACAGAGAATGGGAATGGATTACTTCAAGATAAAAAGAAAGAATGGAATTCCTTTGTAAAAATGATGAATCAAATGTTAGGTAGACATATATGA
- a CDS encoding IS1595 family transposase, with amino-acid sequence MWIHVYRDFSDLSKSEQLALFQAMKQDLFPEEREDIAKMLKDIRETRFSGGLGCLHCGSVSVKKNGKYRARQRYLCKDCGKTFNDMTNTPLSGSRYPHKWLKYFEMMVEGYTLPKISEALEIHISTAFYWRHKILNAVRSLGNHILKGIVESDETFFLESDKGKRSITHRPPRKRGGVATKRGISDEQVCVLVAQDRNGQVISQMAGKGRIKSTDIDKVLGAFIDTSALLCSDTATNYKKFAKEKGLQHEMVNMRKGIYVRKSIFHIQHVNAYHKRLKQFMERFQGVATKYLDNYLYWFRYLEQSKKVAYKERVRRLLFNAVQNSNYYTVESLKSSYSESAIY; translated from the coding sequence ATGTGGATACACGTTTATCGTGATTTTAGTGACTTATCAAAATCAGAGCAATTAGCGTTATTCCAAGCGATGAAACAAGACTTGTTTCCAGAGGAACGAGAAGATATTGCGAAGATGTTAAAAGACATTCGTGAGACTCGTTTTTCTGGTGGTTTAGGTTGTCTTCACTGTGGAAGTGTATCGGTCAAGAAGAACGGGAAATATCGTGCAAGGCAGCGTTATTTATGCAAGGATTGCGGAAAAACATTCAACGATATGACCAACACTCCATTATCAGGTTCTCGATACCCTCATAAATGGCTGAAATACTTTGAAATGATGGTAGAAGGTTATACGTTACCTAAAATCTCTGAAGCTTTAGAAATTCACATTTCTACTGCTTTTTATTGGAGACATAAAATTTTGAATGCTGTTCGTTCGTTAGGTAACCACATCTTAAAAGGCATTGTGGAGAGTGATGAAACATTCTTCTTAGAAAGTGATAAAGGGAAGAGGTCTATTACTCATAGACCACCTCGTAAGCGTGGTGGTGTTGCAACAAAACGAGGCATCTCAGATGAACAGGTTTGTGTTCTTGTAGCACAAGACCGAAATGGACAAGTCATCTCTCAAATGGCAGGGAAAGGACGGATTAAATCTACGGATATTGATAAAGTGTTAGGCGCGTTTATCGACACATCTGCTTTGTTGTGTTCAGATACAGCTACAAACTACAAGAAGTTTGCTAAAGAAAAGGGATTACAGCATGAAATGGTCAATATGCGAAAAGGAATTTATGTAAGGAAGTCCATCTTTCATATCCAACATGTCAATGCCTACCACAAACGATTAAAACAGTTTATGGAACGTTTTCAAGGTGTGGCAACAAAATACTTGGATAACTATTTATATTGGTTTCGATACTTGGAACAAAGTAAAAAAGTCGCGTACAAAGAACGTGTAAGGCGACTTCTATTTAATGCTGTTCAAAATTCGAATTACTACACCGTAGAGTCATTAAAGAGTTCATACAGTGAATCGGCAATTTATTAA
- a CDS encoding rhodanese-like domain-containing protein: MLEIKKITVIELVKKVKEEPTIILDVRAIEKYNTYHIQDDNVETINIPKTIILNESENKIDIQNFLPKHKEIIVTCTTGNSAMKCATILAENGYDVSVLDGGLTAWKERKETK; the protein is encoded by the coding sequence ATGTTGGAAATCAAAAAAATAACTGTTATCGAACTAGTGAAAAAAGTGAAAGAAGAACCTACCATCATTTTAGATGTAAGAGCAATAGAAAAATACAATACATATCATATACAAGATGATAACGTGGAGACGATAAATATTCCCAAAACGATCATTTTGAATGAAAGTGAAAATAAAATTGACATTCAAAACTTTCTTCCAAAACATAAAGAAATCATAGTAACATGTACGACAGGAAACTCAGCGATGAAGTGTGCAACTATACTTGCTGAGAATGGGTACGATGTTTCGGTATTAGATGGTGGATTGACTGCTTGGAAAGAACGTAAGGAGACAAAATGA
- a CDS encoding FMN-dependent NADH-azoreductase produces MTKVLYITAHPHDDTLSYSMAVGKAFIDTYKEMNPDHEVINLDLYTEDIPHIDVDVFNGWGKLRSGQSFDELSAEEKAKVSRLNELVEQFIAVDKYVFVTPLWNFSFPPVLKAYIDSVSVAGKTFKYTAEGPVGLLTDKKALHIQARGGIYSEGPAAAMEMGHRYLDIIMQFYGVPSFEGLFVEGHAAMPDKAQEIKENAIARAKDLAHAF; encoded by the coding sequence ATGACAAAAGTTTTATATATTACAGCACATCCTCATGATGATACTTTGTCTTATAGTATGGCAGTTGGAAAGGCTTTTATTGACACTTACAAAGAAATGAATCCTGATCATGAAGTAATAAATTTAGACCTATACACAGAAGATATTCCTCACATTGATGTAGATGTATTCAATGGATGGGGTAAATTACGTTCTGGTCAAAGTTTTGATGAGCTATCAGCAGAAGAAAAAGCAAAAGTTAGTCGTTTAAATGAATTAGTTGAACAGTTTATTGCCGTTGATAAGTATGTATTCGTTACACCTTTATGGAATTTCTCTTTCCCGCCTGTATTAAAAGCTTACATTGACTCTGTGTCAGTTGCAGGAAAAACATTTAAGTATACAGCTGAAGGTCCAGTTGGATTGTTAACGGATAAAAAAGCTCTACACATTCAAGCACGTGGGGGAATTTATTCAGAAGGACCAGCGGCAGCTATGGAAATGGGACACCGTTATTTAGATATTATCATGCAGTTTTACGGGGTTCCTTCATTCGAAGGATTGTTCGTAGAAGGGCACGCTGCAATGCCAGACAAAGCACAAGAAATTAAAGAAAACGCCATCGCAAGAGCAAAAGACTTAGCACACGCATTTTAA
- a CDS encoding cytochrome c biogenesis CcdA family protein, with product MDNLTLLVAFTAGLLSFFSPCVFPLIPAYIATLTGSAVKDGKVNVQKRIVFIRSISFILGFSIVFIMLGASASFVGQLFMDNRLLIEKISGLLIIIFGLQMAGLLKIKMLMREKRVEVENRKTGLWNSLLIGMAFAFGWTPCVGIALSSILLLAASVDTMTNGLLMLTVYSLGLGIPFLVVSFIVTYSLKAVKNINRILPKLSIINGALLIILGLLLFTGQFQRLSGWLAQFTYI from the coding sequence ATTGATAATTTAACTTTACTTGTTGCATTCACAGCTGGATTGCTTTCATTTTTTTCCCCTTGTGTTTTCCCATTAATACCAGCTTATATCGCAACTCTAACAGGCTCTGCAGTTAAAGATGGTAAAGTGAACGTTCAAAAAAGAATCGTATTTATTCGCTCCATTAGCTTTATATTAGGATTTAGTATCGTATTTATCATGCTCGGTGCATCTGCTAGCTTTGTTGGGCAATTATTTATGGACAATCGTCTACTTATTGAAAAAATAAGTGGACTATTAATAATCATCTTCGGTTTGCAGATGGCTGGATTATTAAAAATAAAGATGTTGATGCGTGAAAAACGTGTGGAAGTAGAAAATCGTAAGACGGGATTATGGAATTCCCTCTTAATTGGAATGGCTTTTGCGTTCGGATGGACACCTTGCGTAGGCATTGCCCTTTCTTCCATTTTATTATTAGCTGCCTCTGTAGATACGATGACAAATGGGTTATTAATGTTAACTGTCTATTCGTTAGGCTTAGGAATTCCATTTCTGGTCGTTTCCTTTATCGTGACCTACTCACTTAAAGCAGTTAAAAATATTAATAGGATTTTACCAAAATTAAGTATCATCAATGGTGCTTTATTAATAATTCTTGGCTTACTACTATTTACAGGACAATTCCAAAGACTAAGTGGATGGCTAGCACAATTTACTTACATTTAA
- a CDS encoding peroxiredoxin family protein: MKRNIIVIIFLTVLVGWGLMDLSNKNQTEPPITSSAEEDGNIEIGLEQGKLAPDFELETLDGETIKLSDFRGQKVILNLWATWCPPCRAEMPHMQDLYEDRKDEGFTIIAVNLTTAERNTEDIRPFIEDEFKLTFPTPLDVDGRVGEMYQAYSIPTSYIIDTQGRIQRKIIGPMSYEMMDDFINDVN, translated from the coding sequence TTGAAACGCAATATAATAGTAATTATTTTCTTAACAGTACTAGTCGGTTGGGGACTTATGGATTTAAGTAATAAAAATCAGACAGAGCCACCTATTACTTCTAGTGCAGAAGAAGATGGTAATATAGAAATAGGATTAGAACAAGGCAAGCTTGCACCAGACTTCGAACTCGAGACGTTAGATGGAGAAACTATTAAGTTATCCGATTTCAGAGGTCAAAAAGTTATTTTAAATTTATGGGCAACATGGTGCCCACCTTGTAGAGCAGAAATGCCACATATGCAAGACTTATACGAAGATAGAAAAGATGAAGGTTTTACTATCATTGCTGTTAATTTAACAACGGCTGAACGTAATACTGAAGATATTCGCCCATTTATTGAAGATGAATTTAAACTAACTTTTCCTACTCCATTAGATGTGGATGGAAGGGTTGGTGAGATGTATCAAGCTTACTCCATTCCGACTAGCTATATAATAGATACACAAGGAAGAATACAAAGGAAAATAATTGGTCCAATGTCTTATGAGATGATGGACGACTTCATTAATGATGTAAATTAA
- a CDS encoding response regulator transcription factor — protein sequence MNTKGKSILIVEDDPKIRQLMKIYLEKEGYEVWEAEDGEQAMQMYETYDPCFTIIDLMLPKVSGEAVCQWIRKEKQSDSPIIMVTARVSEEDRINGLKIGADDYVTKPFSPRELVVRVETVLRRTSNRCNKISYHGLTIKPLKGEVNFKGNSLKLTGNEMKILHLLMQHPNQILSREQMITELYPNDEKFITERTIDVHVRNVREKLSQMEAPDCIQTIRGMGYKFVAY from the coding sequence GTGAATACAAAGGGAAAATCAATATTAATTGTAGAAGACGATCCAAAAATTAGACAATTGATGAAAATTTATTTGGAAAAAGAAGGATATGAAGTCTGGGAAGCAGAAGACGGCGAGCAAGCAATGCAAATGTATGAGACTTATGATCCATGCTTTACTATTATCGATTTAATGCTACCAAAGGTAAGTGGAGAAGCTGTTTGTCAATGGATTCGAAAAGAGAAACAAAGTGACAGTCCAATCATTATGGTAACAGCGAGAGTTAGTGAAGAAGATAGAATTAACGGTCTTAAGATTGGCGCGGACGATTATGTCACCAAACCATTTAGTCCTCGTGAACTTGTAGTAAGAGTTGAAACGGTCCTTCGTCGCACCTCAAACCGATGTAATAAAATTAGTTACCACGGACTCACAATTAAACCGTTAAAAGGAGAAGTCAATTTTAAAGGCAACTCCCTAAAACTTACCGGTAATGAAATGAAGATTCTTCATCTACTAATGCAACACCCAAATCAAATTCTATCAAGGGAACAAATGATTACGGAACTCTATCCAAATGATGAAAAATTTATTACAGAACGGACCATTGATGTTCATGTTCGTAACGTACGAGAGAAACTAAGTCAAATGGAAGCCCCTGATTGTATACAAACGATAAGAGGAATGGGGTATAAGTTTGTTGCGTATTAA
- a CDS encoding sensor histidine kinase — MLRINKFFTISKNTSIMWKLTFINSVIFGLVIWLVGISVKDFACYLIETKSSMSLEQRDAFIEKMNTYLITATAFSIVVAAVVHFYFINKLISPLHSLTFATKEIAKGNHPKTIEKVTNDEIGQLTDQFNYMVDQLKASEIYRDKMTRDIAHELRTPLTNISGYLEALSTGVLEGDKNLYNSLYEESMRLTNLVEQLQQINYWNHLDRSKNIGGQSISLKDLFKQQLGNFQREFNKQNINVTVEMVDVLTPINEDGMKQVITNLMQNVIKYDRGKWLRIKGYVEKENYFVEVTNEGLPIVLDYPTQPFERFYRAELSRNRNLGGSGLGLAIVKEIIESHRGTVGLNSQGNVHTFWFSIPITVL; from the coding sequence TTGTTGCGTATTAACAAGTTTTTTACTATATCCAAAAACACTTCAATTATGTGGAAGTTAACTTTCATTAACAGTGTTATTTTCGGCTTAGTAATTTGGTTAGTTGGTATCTCTGTCAAAGACTTTGCTTGTTATTTGATTGAAACAAAAAGCTCTATGAGTCTTGAGCAACGAGATGCCTTTATTGAGAAGATGAACACGTACTTAATTACAGCAACTGCTTTTTCTATTGTTGTAGCTGCAGTAGTTCATTTTTATTTCATTAATAAGTTAATATCTCCTCTTCACTCTTTAACTTTTGCGACTAAAGAAATCGCAAAGGGGAATCATCCTAAAACGATAGAAAAAGTGACGAATGATGAAATAGGTCAGCTTACTGATCAATTTAATTATATGGTTGATCAACTAAAAGCTTCTGAAATATATCGAGATAAAATGACACGAGACATTGCACACGAGTTAAGAACTCCTTTAACAAATATTAGTGGATATTTAGAAGCACTCAGTACAGGTGTCTTAGAAGGAGATAAAAATTTATATAACTCGCTTTACGAAGAATCAATGAGACTCACTAATTTAGTAGAACAATTACAGCAAATAAATTATTGGAATCATCTTGATAGGAGTAAGAATATAGGGGGTCAATCCATTTCGTTAAAAGACTTATTTAAGCAACAACTAGGAAACTTTCAAAGAGAATTCAATAAGCAAAATATTAACGTTACGGTAGAGATGGTAGATGTATTGACACCTATAAATGAAGATGGAATGAAACAAGTAATAACTAACTTAATGCAAAATGTTATTAAATATGACAGAGGGAAATGGCTGCGAATTAAAGGTTATGTGGAAAAAGAAAACTACTTTGTGGAAGTAACGAATGAAGGTCTACCCATTGTGTTAGATTATCCCACTCAACCTTTTGAACGTTTTTATCGAGCAGAGCTTTCAAGAAATCGTAACCTAGGTGGTTCTGGGCTTGGTCTTGCTATCGTAAAAGAAATAATTGAAAGTCATAGAGGGACAGTCGGTTTAAATTCACAGGGAAATGTTCATACATTTTGGTTTTCCATTCCAATTACAGTACTGTAA
- a CDS encoding thioredoxin family protein, translated as MNSKIAKIVLFTNSACPLGRTMNDVLIETAKILPAIKLRKIFIDQDPTTTNNFGINKNPTTLFLSGDEKELTRVEGFKETSEIAKMIEHGNFEKKTPIKKSAPSLIEEQYTIYLMKDSLLHPFQITYENQTNVTTPRITAVNVLLSTAMEGYINPFSNKSKLNLIEFEGSLAKVYISDTDVSDEENNRNREACLLETLRPFGITQVQLV; from the coding sequence GTGAACAGTAAAATAGCAAAAATTGTTTTATTTACTAATTCAGCCTGTCCATTAGGAAGGACAATGAACGATGTCTTAATAGAAACCGCAAAAATTTTACCTGCTATTAAACTGAGGAAAATATTTATAGATCAAGACCCAACGACAACAAACAACTTTGGCATAAATAAAAACCCTACTACTTTATTTTTGTCTGGAGATGAAAAAGAACTTACTAGGGTAGAGGGTTTTAAAGAAACTAGTGAGATTGCAAAAATGATTGAACATGGTAATTTTGAAAAGAAAACTCCGATTAAAAAATCAGCCCCTTCTTTAATTGAGGAACAATATACTATCTATTTAATGAAGGATTCATTATTACATCCTTTTCAAATAACATATGAGAATCAAACAAATGTTACAACACCTAGAATAACAGCAGTTAATGTGCTGCTTTCAACCGCAATGGAAGGCTACATTAATCCATTCTCTAATAAAAGTAAACTTAATTTAATCGAATTTGAAGGTTCTTTAGCCAAGGTTTATATAAGTGATACAGATGTTTCAGATGAGGAAAACAATCGAAATAGGGAAGCATGTTTATTAGAAACACTTCGACCATTTGGAATTACACAAGTACAACTAGTGTAG
- a CDS encoding YwbE family protein: MPGTKRANIKIGTKVKVVQKQDQRSGKLTEGIVSKLLTNSPTHPHGIKVMLQNGVVGRVKEIIE; the protein is encoded by the coding sequence TTGCCAGGAACAAAAAGAGCTAATATAAAAATAGGAACGAAAGTGAAAGTAGTTCAAAAGCAAGATCAACGTAGTGGGAAGTTAACGGAAGGTATTGTATCCAAACTACTCACTAATTCCCCAACACATCCTCATGGAATAAAAGTAATGTTACAAAATGGTGTGGTTGGTAGAGTGAAAGAGATTATTGAGTAG